One Gemmatimonadaceae bacterium DNA segment encodes these proteins:
- a CDS encoding dihydroneopterin aldolase yields the protein MPAPVEITLRNMRFHCRVGILPHEAEFSQPLEVDLTVWATPAPLGAITVDYRALYDLTARCVAAGPLRYLETLGQEIAAGAVALPGVRGARVALRKPQVALGGPLDHAEVVVEDGARA from the coding sequence ATGCCCGCTCCCGTCGAGATCACGCTCCGCAACATGCGGTTCCACTGCCGCGTCGGCATCCTGCCGCACGAGGCGGAGTTCAGCCAGCCGCTCGAGGTGGACCTGACCGTGTGGGCGACGCCGGCGCCCCTGGGCGCGATCACCGTGGACTACCGCGCGCTCTACGACCTGACGGCGCGCTGCGTCGCGGCCGGGCCGTTGCGCTATCTCGAGACCCTCGGCCAGGAGATCGCGGCCGGCGCGGTGGCCCTGCCCGGCGTGCGGGGCGCGCGCGTGGCACTGCGCAAGCCGCAGGTGGCACTCGGCGGCCCGCTCGACCACGCCGAGGTGGTCGTCGAGGACGGCGCGCGCGCATGA
- the panB gene encoding 3-methyl-2-oxobutanoate hydroxymethyltransferase, with the protein MTPPPASTGKPVTIRDLQAKKVAGEKIVATTAYDVLFGRMVDAAGVDMVLVGDSLGMVVAGHESTRRVTLDQMIWHCAAVRRGVRRAMLIFDMPWMTYQVSATEAVRNAGRAMSETDCTAVKLEGAGAAALAAIRACVDAGIPVMGHIGYTPQSDPALSGARVQGREDDVAERLRADALALQEAGCFAIVLELMPTDLSRGISASLRIPTVGIGAGAGCDGQILVLPDLIGLNEGFRPKFLKRYADVAGIVKSAVSAYADDVRAGRYPDDSTSFG; encoded by the coding sequence ATGACACCCCCGCCGGCTTCCACCGGCAAGCCGGTGACGATCCGTGACCTCCAGGCGAAGAAGGTCGCGGGCGAGAAGATCGTGGCCACCACCGCCTACGACGTGCTGTTCGGCCGCATGGTGGACGCCGCCGGCGTGGACATGGTGCTGGTCGGCGACTCGCTGGGGATGGTGGTCGCAGGCCACGAGTCCACGCGCCGCGTCACGCTCGACCAGATGATCTGGCATTGCGCCGCGGTGCGCCGCGGCGTGCGTCGCGCCATGCTGATCTTCGACATGCCCTGGATGACCTACCAGGTGTCGGCCACCGAGGCGGTGCGCAACGCCGGCCGCGCGATGTCCGAGACCGACTGCACCGCCGTCAAGCTGGAGGGGGCGGGCGCCGCGGCACTGGCGGCGATCCGGGCCTGCGTCGATGCCGGGATCCCCGTGATGGGCCACATCGGCTACACCCCGCAGAGTGACCCGGCTCTCAGCGGTGCCCGTGTGCAGGGGCGTGAGGACGACGTCGCGGAACGCCTCCGCGCCGATGCACTCGCCCTGCAGGAGGCAGGCTGCTTCGCGATCGTGCTGGAGCTGATGCCGACCGACCTCTCGCGCGGCATCTCGGCGTCGCTGCGCATTCCCACCGTCGGCATCGGTGCCGGTGCCGGCTGCGACGGGCAGATCCTCGTCCTCCCCGACCTGATCGGCCTCAACGAAGGGTTTCGCCCGAAGTTCCTGAAGCGGTACGCGGACGTGGCGGGCATCGTGAAGAGTGCCGTGAGCGCCTACGCCGATGATGTCCGCGCGGGCCGCTACCCCGACGACAGCACGAGCTTCGGCTGA
- the folK gene encoding 2-amino-4-hydroxy-6-hydroxymethyldihydropteridine diphosphokinase, producing MTIAADYGAVHLRVAIALGSNVGDRHETLASAIAAIAALESVTVLAVTPTDETIAIGPPQAPFLNQMLLLDTDCSLPALLALLQVIEEQHGRTRLQPKGPRTLDLDIVWVRDTIITTRELLVPHPGLLDRDFWHRELAVLLGVEAAREAIASAQVHAGMDTAPHDDAHGVRRPSGTWDASLR from the coding sequence ATGACCATCGCCGCGGACTACGGCGCCGTCCACCTGCGCGTGGCCATCGCCCTCGGCTCCAATGTCGGGGACCGGCACGAGACGCTCGCGAGCGCCATCGCGGCCATCGCCGCCCTCGAGTCGGTCACGGTGCTCGCCGTCACGCCGACCGATGAGACGATCGCCATCGGGCCACCGCAGGCGCCGTTCCTCAACCAGATGCTGCTGCTGGACACCGACTGCAGCCTGCCGGCACTGCTCGCCCTGCTGCAGGTGATCGAGGAGCAGCACGGACGCACGCGCCTCCAGCCGAAGGGGCCGCGCACGCTCGACCTGGACATCGTCTGGGTCCGTGACACGATCATCACGACGCGGGAACTCCTCGTGCCGCACCCGGGACTGCTCGACCGGGATTTCTGGCACCGGGAGCTCGCCGTGCTGCTCGGCGTCGAGGCCGCACGCGAGGCCATCGCATCCGCGCAGGTCCATGCCGGCATGGACACCGCGCCGCACGACGATGCACACGGCGTGCGTCGCCCCTCCGGCACCTGGGACGCCAGTCTTCGATGA